TCTGTACCAGGCGGCCGGAGCTGGCGCGGCGCGGCTCCGGTTGCTGGCCGCTCTGGGCCGCGAGCTCCGGGAACAGCGTGACGAGCGCGGCGTCTGGGAAGTGGCCCTGCGCGCCGCCGGTCAGGTCTATGCGGCCCGGTATGGCTGGGTGCTCGGTCATCAGGGCCGGGTGCTGTCGGGCCCGGATCAGCCTCCACCGGAGTCGGTGCTCCTGGCGCTGCAAGAGTCGGACGCGCCGTCCAAGGGGATGTTGCCGGACACTGACGCCCCGCGTGCGGACGGGGGCCTGGCAGGTCTGGTGCCCGGCGACGGACAGGCCGGATTCACACGGCTCCGTGACGGCTCCGTCCTGCAGGTGCCCGTCTGTGCGGGCCGGCAGAGGCTGGGGACCCTGGTGTTGGGTGGTGAGCCTGGGCCGATGGACCCAGATGCCAGCGACCTGCTGACCCTGGAGGTGCTGGCCGGGCAGGTGGGCACGGCGGCGCAACTGCTGCGGCTCTCGGCCGAACTGACCCGCACGTCGCGGCAGGCGCGGCATCTGCGCCGCGAGGAGATGAGTGCCCGCGCCAGCAGTCTCGAACCGCAGGCCGGGCTGGGCGGCGACCTGTTGACGGCGCGCGAACGGGAAGTGCTGACCCACGTGGCGCGCGGCCTGAGCAATCCCGAGATCGGCGCGGCCCTGGGCATTCGGGCGGGCACGGCCAAGATTCATGTCGAGCGCATCCTGAGCAAGCTGGGCGCGCCTGACCGCATGGGTGCGGCGACGCTGGGGCTGTCGCTGGGCCTGATTGAGCCGTGAGGTCGGCGCCGCGGCCCTGGCACAGGTGACTCACTGAGTCTGGTTGACTGGCGACGAACGGCCGCTCTACCTGAGAGTGTGCGGCTGAGGATGAACTCACGCGGCCCCGGATCAGGCCCGGGTACCCGCCGCCCCAGGTCTGGCGTCTCGCTCAGCGGTTCGGGAACTTCTCCGAAGTAAATCCAGTCGGCCAGTGCCGACAGAGCGGGCCTCGAAAATGGTGGAGAAATCTTCTCGGTGGCCAGTCCGAACCTGCGCGGCTCATTGCCCGGAGTACGCCAAGCTCACAGTTGTTCATACTCGTGACGCAGTGCTTGCTAGGCACTGACGTTTTCACCACTGCCCTTGTTCTCGCCCCTGCCGTTGATGACTCAACGCGGCGCAACCATCCATAGCCGACAGACCTGACTTGACGACCCATCAGGCTTTGCTCGAAAGCAGTTCGCGTCCCGACTCGGATTAATGACGGGAGCGCAAGATCAACTCAGTTCTCACGCCGGCCAGGGGGCAACTGGGCAGCACGCCGTAGAGCAAGTAGGGCAATTACCAGGAAGGCCACTTCCGAGAGGAGTGCAACAATGCCGGCCGGCTCGCTCCAGTTGCCTACGTCATCGCGAGCCCCTGGCAGGCCCACGGTGCGGGTCAGCACATAAAAGACGATAGCCCCGTCCGAGATGACCGAGCCCAACACGTAGCCGGTCCGCCAGAGATTGGAGAGCAACCAAGCTCCTGCCGCTGCACATCCGGCGACCAACAGGATGTACAACCAGCCCATGTAGGGAGTTTCTCCCAGTTTCTCGGGAATATCCCGGAAGTGAATCCAGCCCGTCAGGGTGAGCAAGACCAGCCCTAAGATGGGCCGGGCGGGCAGGGCAGTTTGAGACATCAGGAACCTCCATTGCCCGGAAAATGAGTCCGGGTCCTGATGGGAAGAAGTGAACCCGGACACGGCCGGATTCCCTGGACTTCCATCCAGGCTTACTTGCCGCGCACCGGCAGGGGCTGGCCGTTGTTGAGGTCCGCGCCGCTGTCGGGGTCGGTCGGCGTGTTCTGCAGGAAGGCCCGCATCTGCCACTGGTACTTCTCGATGATGTGCTCAACTTCCTACAGCAGATTGGCTGTCGTGGGGTCCACCTTCTCGACGTCGCCGACACGCTGGTAGATGCGCTGGCCCACCGTTTCGTACTGGTAGGTGAAGAACGAGATCACCTGTGCGTCGTCCAGAAAACCGCCAGGAATCTCCGGCAGTCTCGAGGCCGCGACGACAGTGATCGCGCGGCCATCGCTCGACGCGCCGACCGAGAGCTGACGTTCCGCGACCTCGTCGGCATACTTGCTGATGCCCTCGTAGTGATCCTGGAGCAGTTCGTGCAGTGTGTACCACAGCGTACCGGACACGTTCCAGTGGGCCTGTTTGGTCTGGAGCTGCAATGCCTGAAGTTCGGTCAAGGTATTTTGCAGTGCCTGGACGCTCTTCTTGAGGTCGGTGGTGCCGGAACTGGGCAGGGTGGTCGCGCGGTTGTAGGGCAGAGGGGACGCTGTACCCGTACTCTGGGCACTCGCCTGTCCGCTGCTCGGCGCCGCCGCGTTGACATTGGTCGAGGGGATACCGGTACCGGCACTCTGGGCACCGGCACCGCCCGCGAGAGCAGAACCGAACAGCAGGGCCGAGGTGATCAGGATGTTCTTCATAGGGTCTCCGTGAAGCTGCGAACGTGCGCTGCGAGCGGGAACTGGACGCATAGGCTTCTGCCCCAGACGCTAGAGAACGGGTGTTAGACGGGTGCAAGAACTTCCGGCCTGTAAAGGGCGAATAAATGCGGGTCCGCCGGCAATTTCCGGAGAGCCGCCTAGCATGGCGCTATGACTGCGCCCCCCTCTCTCTCCGGACGGCTCTAGGGCGGTGCGGCTGCTTCTAGTCGAGGACGACCGCCGGATCGCTCTCCCGACCATCAACGCCCTGACCGATGTCGGACACGACGTGCAGTGGGAGGCGGACGGCACTCAGGGTCTGGCGAGAGCCCAGGAAGGCCGCTTCGACGCTCTCCTGCTTGATGTCATGCTTCCTGGCCTCGGCGGCTTCGAGGTCGCCCGGCAGTTGCGAACCGGCGGTAACGAGCTGCCCATTGTCTTCCTGACGGCGCGCGGTGGGCTGGAAGACCGCGTTGAAGGTCTGGATCTGGGTGGTGACGCCTACCTGGTCAAGCCGTTCGAGCTGCCCGAGCTGCTGGCGGTCCTCCGGGCTGTCGTCCGGCGAGGCGCCGCGGTCAGAAGTGCCCGGATCGTCTTCGCCGGCGGCGCGGGTCTGCTGGACATCGCCGTCCGCCGGCTGCTGTGGCAGGGTCAGACCGTCGGGCTCACCGGCCGGGAATACGCGCTTCTGGAG
Above is a genomic segment from Deinococcus sp. Leaf326 containing:
- a CDS encoding response regulator transcription factor, giving the protein MRLLLVEDDRRIALPTINALTDVGHDVQWEADGTQGLARAQEGRFDALLLDVMLPGLGGFEVARQLRTGGNELPIVFLTARGGLEDRVEGLDLGGDAYLVKPFELPELLAVLRAVVRRGAAVRSARIVFAGGAGLLDIAVRRLLWQGQTVGLTGREYALLEVLVLSRERWFTREELLSRIWGPEFTGEMRVVDVYVSYLRRKLAPEAIQSFRGLGYRVP
- a CDS encoding LuxR C-terminal-related transcriptional regulator translates to MKLSVAQITRAEDVRDLYQAAGAGAARLRLLAALGRELREQRDERGVWEVALRAAGQVYAARYGWVLGHQGRVLSGPDQPPPESVLLALQESDAPSKGMLPDTDAPRADGGLAGLVPGDGQAGFTRLRDGSVLQVPVCAGRQRLGTLVLGGEPGPMDPDASDLLTLEVLAGQVGTAAQLLRLSAELTRTSRQARHLRREEMSARASSLEPQAGLGGDLLTAREREVLTHVARGLSNPEIGAALGIRAGTAKIHVERILSKLGAPDRMGAATLGLSLGLIEP
- a CDS encoding DNA starvation/stationary phase protection protein, giving the protein MKNILITSALLFGSALAGGAGAQSAGTGIPSTNVNAAAPSSGQASAQSTGTASPLPYNRATTLPSSGTTDLKKSVQALQNTLTELQALQLQTKQAHWNVSGTLWYTLHELLQDHYEGISKYADEVAERQLSVGASSDGRAITVVAASRLPEIPGGFLDDAQVISFFTYQYETVGQRIYQRVGDVEKVDPTTANLL